The DNA region gtcggtatcagtctataaagaagcgtcctctgattggtcggtatcagtctgtataaagaagcgtcctctgattggtcggtatcagtctgtataaagaagcgtcctctgattggtcggtatcagtctgtataaagaagcgtcctctgattggtcggtatcagtctataaagaagcgtcctctgattggtcggtatcagtctgtgtaaagaagcgtcctctgattggtcggtatcagtctataaagaagcgtcctctgattggtcggtatcagtctgtaaagaagcgtcctctgattggtcggtatcagtctgtgtaaagaagcgtcctctgattggtcggtatcagtctgtgtaaagaagcgtcctctgattggtcggtatcagtctgtgtgaagaagcgtcctctgattggtcggtatcagtctgtgtaaagaagcgtcctctgattggtcggtatcagtctgtgtaaagaagcgtcctctgattggtcggtatcagtctgtgtaaagaagcgtcctctgattggtcggtatcagtctataaagaagcgtcctctgattggtcggtatcagtctgtataaagaagcgtcctctgattggtcggtatcagtctgtgtgaagaagcgtcctctgattggtcggtatcagtctgtgtaaagaagcgtcctctgattggtcggtatcagtctgtataaagaagcgtcctctgattggtcggtatcagtctataaagaagcgtcctctgattggtcggtatcagtctataaagaagcgtcctctgattggtcggtatcagtctgtaaagaagcgtcctctgattggtcggtatcagtctataaagaagcgtcctctgattggtcggtatcagtctgtataaagaagcgtcctctgattggtcggtatcagtctgtataaagaagcgtcctctgattggtcggtatcagtctgtataaagaagcgtcctctgattggtcactggctccaaacaggagtctgattggatggaagtcaatgaggaaatgaggagacttctctcctgatttatcagctcagtgaacagtttctgctctcagtctctagtttacagtcttcttcagttcatttagtaaattatggtccatttagaggaagatacaccaggaaaggggggggggctttagggtggggctacctgctcactgaccaatcagaggagggtcctgactaaacccgaccaatcagaggagggtcctgactaaacccgACTAATCAGtggagggtcctgactaaacccgaccaatcagaggagggtcctgactaaacccgaccaatcagaggagggtcctgactaaacccgaccaatcagaggagggtcctgactaaacccgaccaatcagtggagggtcctgactaaacccgaccaatcagaggagggtcctgtctaaacccgaccaatcagaggagggtcctgactaaacccgaccaatcagaggagggtcctgactaaacccgaccaatcagtggagggtcctgactaaacccgaccaatcagaggagggtcctgtctaaacccgaccaatcagaggagggtcctgactaaacccgaccaatcagaggagggtcctgactaaacccgaccaatcagtggagggtcctgactaaacccgaccaatcagaggagggtcctgtctaaacccgaccaatcagaggagggtcctgactaaacccgaccaatcagtggagggtcctgactaaacccgaccaatcagaggagggtcctgactaaacccgaccaatcagaggagggtcctgactaaacccgaccaatcagtggagggtcctgactaaacccgaccaatcagaggagggtcctgactaaacccgaccaatcagtggagggtcctgactaaacccgaccaatcagaggagggtcctgactagacccgaccaatcagaggagggtcctgtctaaacccgaccaatcagtggagggtcctgactgaacccgaccaatcagaggagggtcctgactaaacccgaccaatcagaggagggtcctgactaaacccgaccaatcagaggagggtcctgactgaacctgagaCGTCTTGAGTCACTTCTGGCTGAAGATCTAACGCCCATGCTGTGATTAGCCACACCCACTTTGGAAAAGATGGACTTCCAGCATGACAAGCACACTGTGGGTTGTGGTTCTGTGCATCAGTCACTATCAGGACGATCACAGGCCTGAAGCTCCAGCAGGATCCTCACCATGGATCTTATTGGGGTAAAAAGGGGCCGCAGGGTGTTTGCCAGAACGCCCTCAGGATGGTTGATGGGTTTGTACAGAGCAGCAGGCGTCGTCCCTCCAGGTGAAGCAGCCGGTTTCATCGTTTTCACTCCATCTGAGTCCATGTAGAGATACTCCAGAGATACTGGAGCTTTGTATAAGATGTACCTGGTGAACAGTCGGAGTCACATTAGTGAAGCATGTGACCCTGAAATATCTGTtgcagttaaaggaatagttcaacatattaggaagtgttcattttagcctAGTCTGACCATTTCTTTACTGGAGTCTCTTCCTGTCCTATAAATATTCCAGCACATCACCCCCCATCCAGTGGTGAATGATCATATTTACACTCTTATGCAGATTAAACAATGGAGATATAACGTGTTTGATGGTGACTTACAGGTGCTGGTGACGGTTTGTTAcctttaagaagaaaaacaccTGCGGCCGCAGCTTTAAAACCCCCTCACTGTTATCTGAGGgtcccacttttttttttgtttttccacatgatgaaataaagcagcagctgaatCAGTTcaccacagagaagaaaaacacacagctgaaggTAGCTATCTTAGCATGGagacagctagcttagcatggagacagctagcttagcatagaggCAGCTATCTTAGCATAGagacagctagcttagcataaaggtagctagcttagcatagagacagCTAGCTTAGCAGATATCTGCCCCTCCCTTTGACTGTGTCAAGCTGTGAGTGAACTCCAGGATAACGAACAGCTGGTCTTTATCCTGCTTATTCCACAGCTGTGAACTAAAGGAATCAACAATTTAACACTGAATACTGACTTTTTGGAACATTTCATTGCTTCCGCTATAAGAACTGTGTCTGTAGCAACAACCTATTAAACAGAGGTGACGGACCGTAGAGCGCCATGATtggccaatcagaatcgagcACTCAACAGAGCTGTGTGATCATTTATTGGACTGGTTTCCAGATAAATTTTAGCGGTAGTGACGGGTAGAAAGTGAGTCACACGGCAAACACTGAACTAGTCTGAGCTGATCCTCTTCAACTAGTTATCAGATGACGAAGCTCTTTGGTCCAAGAGTTCATCGTTATTTGAACGGAGAGAGAGTCTGCGCTATGACCCATGTTTTCCTGGAGGTGGCGCTGCCTCACCAGTCCTTTTCTCCGTTGTTCTCGTCTCTGCAGGTCACTTGTCCGTCGCAGCTCCAGCAGAGCAGACTGAAGATCAGGACCAGAGTCcacatggctgctgcagactGGATGGAGAGAAGTCACCAACACTAGAGAAGCCCATAGGAGTGGACAGACAGCATCACtgcatcacttcatcacttcatcacacaCGTATTCGCTCCAACACTCATCCTGTCGAGGTTTTTACCAgaagtgtgttttcaggctcCTGGTGTTTACAGATTGGAGGCCTGAGGAAAAAGGTTGAACTTTTGGCTTCGTTACTTCGCAGTTGGACGGAGCTTTGACTGTTTCACTGGTGTGAGTGGATCAGACTAATTGGTACCCAGACATTTAGCTGATCCCCTTTGCAGTAATTTCCAGATCCAGACTTTACAAACGTGGGCGAtgcctttatttttctgtgagcGTGCTCAGTAGCGCCGTCACCCACCTGGAAACAACGACACGACTGCTTTTCTCATGAATGTTTTATGAAGTCATACCTGTCTTTGGTTCAGCTTCAGCCAGTCGTGgatcttcatctcctcctgtgTTGACTCTCGTCTCTTCTTTTTAGGCCGCGGTCTCTGTCCCCACGTCAGCCAATCAGCACGCACTTGGCTCTACGCCGTCCAATAGATTCTCTTTTCTTACTTGTTGGCATTCACATGAACTCGACTCCATTTACGGTCGGATGACCTTCAACACCAATATTGCTGAAGTCAACATGAATCTGCACCGTGTCCCTCACAAATACATCAAACCGAGCCAAAGTAAAGTTTCCTGTCTGGTTCTCTGCTCTGGGTTCACCTCAGGTTTCCTTTGGGAAGCGTTCATAACATGGGGACGTTGATTAACACCTAGATAATACCTTTAACTAGCTAGTCCCTCTAGCTAACACCTAGGTAACACCTTTAACTAGCTAGTCCCTCTAGCTAGTACCTAGGTAACACCTTTAACTAGCTAGTCCCTCTAGCTAACACCTAGGTAACACCTTTAACTAGCTAGTACCTAGGTAACTCTAAACCTGAACCATGGAATTAGTGAACTGGTCTCTCCATGCAGTTGATAAAATTTTCAGTTCCAGAAGAGTGGTGCCTGGGGAACCGGCATGCCCTCAAGGAACGTTTCCAGCTGGCTACACGGTCGACTCGTGGGAGAAGTGGAGGACCATGTGCCTGGCGGACCTGTCCATTGAGGACGTGgaagatgtttatctgtttggatCCATGATACTAGGTGCTCTGCTGATTGGATCAGGCTTTGCACTGATGTATCGTCAAATCTGGAAGACGGTGGCAGCAGTCAAGGGCCCCACTCCGCTGCCGACCATGATTGAGGGTTTAGGCAGGGCTCAGGCCACGGCCGTGGCTGCGGTTCTTAACCGCTCggataacatcttggagaagcttTCGGCTCTGCAGAAAGGATTGGATCGATTGAGTGACCAGAATGGACAATAGAGTAAGCCAAGTCTATTGAATATGGCTGTCTCGCTCTAACCCAAATcatctaatctgaattggcctccctaagcagtggccttggccaaggtcacCGTCTgaacaatctcccctctgagttcactgcagctgggacgctcttccccatccctcccccatccacctggtgtttgttggcttATCTGGAACCGGACCAGGgacatctccatggcaaccgccatgttatcgccgacgaccgcgaatgaactgaggcgggttttgggAACTGATGAGCAAACACATCGGGACTTACTCCTGCCTTATAtccaacgccttcgccagcttccacccctccagtacgaGGGGCAAGGTCCAAGGGCTCGCCTACCGGGGCTGTAGCCAGTGacctgcctcctgcggtgctggaattctctactccccttttcccctcccctgttgccatgttgttattgtcatgtgatgtgcaaaaatatgtgctgaggtttttttaccggtcccacactgcactccacatgagtacagtctggtgtcgcatgtttttttctcctcccctctctctcctcttgttttctccctccactttccccaccactgtaaaatggaatttcccccccctgggggatcaataaaggtgaattgattgaattgattgattgataacaCCTTTAACTAGCTAGTCCCTCTAGCTAACACCTAGATAACACCTTTAACTAGCTAGTCCCTCTAGCTAACACCTAGGTAACACCTCTAACTAACAACACATAGATAACAGAAGTTTCATGAATCTCTGACTTGTCAAACtaatgaatatttgttttttctttatgtgtcTCAGAACTCAAACATCTCAGTAGATAAACAAGTTGCTTGTTCAAAATTCAGAGCAGAAAATACGACAAACCAGCTGCAGGTGAAGGAGAAACATTTCAAACCGGTCCGTCTAATAAACCAGTAGTGAGTATTAACTGGTCTGAGCGGTTTTCTGGAGGTCAGCTGTAAacgtgttcttcttcttctgtcagtTTTCAGATGACCCGGTTTTGTCTCTTTATACTGGACTTAATAAATGACCACCACAAGGACGCCCTCTGGTGGACGGCCCGGTTCCCCGCTGGTGTCAACAGAAgacggtgatgatgatgatggaggaagaggaagacttttttaaaatattgtatCGTTTTTGgaaacaggacagagaggacgaCCCGCGTCAGAGAGGCTGAGCAGGATTTAAACCCGGGACGGTGTGGTCAGTTTGACCAGGAAAGAAACGActgaggagggggggcaggCTCCAGCCCTCCTGACCCAGGTACAGCAGATGTGGAACTAATGGAGACGTTTGTGAAAGTGAACGCTGAACGGGTCTTTTCACCGGCGGTGTGTCACAGATCGGCGTTTTACCGGCACCGCTGTTGGCTTGGCCGTCGTCCATAGAAAATAATGAGGGCAGCGGTTCTGTCAGCGCTATGCAGCGacctcaggtgtgtgtcaggtagAGTGGGGGTACGATCCACAGACCGGGGGGGGGAGGGGCAGCCTGCCGGTCCAGCAGAGACTCACTGAGCCTGAagacaggaaacacttagagaCTTCAGTTTATTACCAAGGTTtattcaccatcatcatcatcatcactggtGTTCATTAAGGCAACGTGTTCAGCACGCACAGCAGGGGGCGGGgcctgtactagtactacagtactactgcagtataaataataaataaattcctggtaataaaagttcctggaaatgttggtggaaaaggagCTTATGGCGGATTTATTCCTCCCTTCCTTGAATCCCATCGTGCTGCTGAGccgccaccaggtggcgctgttgTCTTGTGTGGACGCTGCTGTTGATTTCGACACTAAAgttgagacaaagaaagaggggcttttactgtgaaggtCCCAGCAGGAAGCGGGTTGTTTTAAAGATGGCGGCGCTCCCTGACGCTGCAGGTTGCTCGGGTTTGGCGCCGTGGCTGAGCGGATTTTGCCGCCGTTAAAGCGCGTCGGTCCGGCCGTCATGAGCAGCCGGTTACCGACCACAGTCACCGGATGCCTCGTGTGAACCGGACGGCCGTTTTGTCGCTGCTGGTCGTCAGCAGCTCCGTGTTCCTGCTGTTCCAGCTGTATTACTACCGGAAGTACGTCAGCAAGGTGAGACACACGTAAAGACAACAAACCGGCTTCCCTCTGCAAACTGAATCTATCGATATCAGCCAATAATACGTCATTACTTCACAACCACACGTTCTAAATCCAATATCAAAGTATTGATCCTCAGACAGGAAGCTGGTGGTCGATTATTGAACACTTAATTCTCACAAATCAAAGAGACCGAACGTGGACAtatctcacctgtgtgtgtgtgtgtgtgtgtgagtgagtgagtgagtgagagtgtgtgtgagagtgtgtgtgtgtgtgagtgtgagagtgtgtgtgagtgagagtgtgagtgtgtgtgtgtgtgtgtgtgtgtgtgtgtgagtgagtgagagtgtgtgtgtgagtgagtgagagtgtgagtgtgtgtgtgtgtgtgagtgtgagagtgtgtgtgagagtgtgtgtgagtgagagtgtgagtgtgtgtgtgtgtgtgtgtgtgtgtgtgtgtgtgtgtgtgagagtgtgtgtgtgagtgagtgtgtgtgtgtgtgtgtgtgtgagagtgtgtgtgtgtgtgtgtgagtgtgtgtgtgagtgtgtgtgtgagtgagagtgtgagagtgtgagagtgtgagtgtgagtgtgagtgagagtgtgtgtgagtgagagtgtgagtgtgtgtgtgagtgagagtgtgagagtgtgagtgtgagtgtgagtgagagtgtgtgtgtgtgtgagagtgtgagagtgtgagtgtgagtgtgagtgtgagtgtgagtgtgtgtgtgtgtgagtgtgagtgtgagtgtgtgtgagtgtgagtgtgagtgtgagtgtgagtgtgtgagtgtgtgagtgtgtgagtgtgtgagtgtgagtgtgagtgtgagtgtgagtgtgagtgagtgagtgtgagtgtgagtgtgagtgtgagtgtgagtgtgagtgtgagtaaccctaaccctctaagGACTGAATGTAACgagctgttagctgttaactgttagctgttaacTGTTTTTATCAGCTTTACGTTTAAAAATGAAGTcatcagtttttagtttttcatttcccagcatgcctttcCTCTGCAGCCTGGCCCTCACATCCTGAGCCGAACAGGTCACCTGACCGCAAGTGACATCCAATGGGTGAGTCGGCGCTAATGCTAGCAGCAGCACTGCTTTTAACCCCCAGCTAGCTTAATCGCTGTTCTATGTTAAACCGCCCGCGACCTTCTCGTCCTGTCGTGGCAGCCGTTACCACGGTAACCGCCCTGCTCTGTCCGGTTTCTGCAGCAAACAGTGAAGACGTTTTTGGCGTTAGCTCAGCGCTTCAGGTTGCCGCTGTTCCTCGCTGACACCGCTGCGCTGACACTGCTCTCCCAGGATGCTTTGCGGCAGCGCGACCAGCTGGTGCGCGAGCCGCACTGCAGCTTCCTGTGCTCCGGCCGGCCAATCACGTCTTTCGCTCTGCACGCCAACCTGTGGAAGTATGATGTGAGTGCATTCACTATCAGGATGTCATTTAATTTGTAGGTAAatctctgtttctgtatttctgtgatTTAAATGAGAAACTCTTTCCAGTGTAATAACGGCGTCTGTCTGTCCCGTCAGCACGGCCTCCTGCTGGCCGCCGAGCAGAAAGGCTTCGAGATGCTGGATGTGCGAGGAGAGGACCCCCGATTGGCCAGTCTGGACACCCTATCAGGAGATGAGATCCCCCTGCACCTCTTGTTCCGCCTCCACGGTTACATCATCCAGGTGGGCGGGGCCACGTTGTCAGGGCTTTGTTCAGCCCGACAAAACACAAACGGTGGTGCATTCGACACCCTGTTGTGTTTGGCAACATTTGCAACAATTTAGTCTGAACACGGTTTGCACATTCGCTGCTGATTGGAAAACACGTGAGCCCGCCGTCGCCGACAGGAAACACATTGGTCAGTcgggaaaacagcagcaaactgttttaatgtttaatgcacTCCTGGTGATGCCTAGCAACCACTTAAAATGCCTAGCAACCATTTAGAAAGCCTAGTACCCTGTCAGAAACAACCCCACCAGGTGGAGTTTGGGTGTACCTGGTCTCAGCAGCAGTGTCTCATCCTAGGTGGTGTTCCTGTATGAGCGGAGCGGGAACTACCTGTGGCATGGAGCGCTACGCCTCAAAGCAGATATGGACCGAAGCTTTGCTCCCTTCAAGCTGCTGGACTTCGGACGTCACGCCGGAGCGTACGACAGGTGAGACCTTGGAGGTGGAGCCCGACATCAAAGGTCAGACCGAAGAGAAACATCTGCTCACACCGGATGTGGCTCTGAGCTTCCAGTCCCTGTGCCGGTCTCATGGTAATGGGACAACTACCCCCCCCATGTATCTAGATCAGACTGACAGCGAGCTGTTATGTCGCCCCCTGCAGGCCCGAGCTGGTCCTCACGGTCCTGGACGGCCTCGACGTTCGAATCCCACGAAACGTGTCCCGTTTTCTCCATGAGCAGCGACACGCCCGCTTCCAGGAGTGCCGATACCATGACGCCCGTAACTTCCTGCAGGTCAAACAGAACAcggggcttttattgtgaaaggggTGAATACACCAGGAGTGGAAGTGAAAGAGTTTTGgatggaaagaaaaatgttttgactctctctctccccgctGTGTGTGAACGTAGCTCTACCCTGATGACTCGTCTCCCAACGCTGTGGATTTTCGGAGGAAAGTGAAGTCTTTGCTACATTTAGCCGCTCGAACGCTAACTGACCTCAACATCCCCTTCTGGCTCAGCAGCGGAACCTGTCTGGGTAACATGCAAACATCAAAATATAACGACACGCTAACGTGCTAACACTGCAGTATAACGACACGCTAACTCTCTGTTCCTATCTGTGTGGACGTCTCTCGCCCCCTGCAGGCTGGTTCAGGCAGTGCAGCGTCATCTCGTACAGCCGTGACGTCGACATCGGGATTTTCATCGTGGACTTCAGGTCTGACATCATCACAGCGTTCAGGGACGCCGGCCTGTCACTCAAACACAAGTTTGGAAAGGTGAAAACATCACTTTCTTTTGTCCGACCTccttttttcttggttttgtcACCTTTcagtcaaaacatttcatttttgtctttacagatgttttcatttcaacagtgtgtttctgttgtcttAATTCAGGGACTGACGTCAGTGCAGCATGTATTAGAACACTGCCACGACTTTACTGTGAAGCAGCAAGTGTTATTTTCGTAGCTGgtgtgtaatttattttattttgaaatgcaggTGGAGGACAGTCTGGAACTTTCCTTTCTGAGTGATGATG from Pempheris klunzingeri isolate RE-2024b chromosome 19, fPemKlu1.hap1, whole genome shotgun sequence includes:
- the fktn gene encoding ribitol-5-phosphate transferase FKTN isoform X2 is translated as MPRVNRTAVLSLLVVSSSVFLLFQLYYYRKYVSKPGPHILSRTGHLTASDIQWHGLLLAAEQKGFEMLDVRGEDPRLASLDTLSGDEIPLHLLFRLHGYIIQVVFLYERSGNYLWHGALRLKADMDRSFAPFKLLDFGRHAGAYDRPELVLTVLDGLDVRIPRNVSRFLHEQRHARFQECRYHDARNFLQLYPDDSSPNAVDFRRKVKSLLHLAARTLTDLNIPFWLSSGTCLGWFRQCSVISYSRDVDIGIFIVDFRSDIITAFRDAGLSLKHKFGKVEDSLELSFLSDDVKLDIFFFYEDGDVVWNGGTQAKSGRKFKYIFPRFSLCWAEFLELKVRVPCETLDYVTANYGTSWSVPVRSWDWKSSPSNVLGNGVWPPAEWAELIQVY
- the fktn gene encoding ribitol-5-phosphate transferase FKTN isoform X1, which encodes MPRVNRTAVLSLLVVSSSVFLLFQLYYYRKYVSKPGPHILSRTGHLTASDIQWQTVKTFLALAQRFRLPLFLADTAALTLLSQDALRQRDQLVREPHCSFLCSGRPITSFALHANLWKYDHGLLLAAEQKGFEMLDVRGEDPRLASLDTLSGDEIPLHLLFRLHGYIIQVVFLYERSGNYLWHGALRLKADMDRSFAPFKLLDFGRHAGAYDRPELVLTVLDGLDVRIPRNVSRFLHEQRHARFQECRYHDARNFLQLYPDDSSPNAVDFRRKVKSLLHLAARTLTDLNIPFWLSSGTCLGWFRQCSVISYSRDVDIGIFIVDFRSDIITAFRDAGLSLKHKFGKVEDSLELSFLSDDVKLDIFFFYEDGDVVWNGGTQAKSGRKFKYIFPRFSLCWAEFLELKVRVPCETLDYVTANYGTSWSVPVRSWDWKSSPSNVLGNGVWPPAEWAELIQVY